aaatttattattacaatttttgttttgtgttttgttttttttttttcactttaagcctttctcttcttcttttttttttttgccctgttttcactaTAATTGGTTGATGCTCACAATGGTCCATTTTGGCCTCTCTGAGTTTTGGTTTAATGATCTTGACAATGATAGACCTTGAAATTAATATTTGGGAgtctaactaaaattttaaaaattttggtagttgtaattaaaactttcaaaaaaaaaattaaaggccaAAAGATTTTGAcggattttattaaaaattttgaaaaatttaaagaaaaatctcaaattgttttgggcctaactatttatttatttttttaaaaaaaattcaagggtttaaaagaattaaaaaaatagttatacaTTAAATTAAGATACAAAAAATATCGCTTAGGAGAGTTTCAAACAATATCAAACCCTCCTCTCTATTAAAAGCCATTTTAATTATGCAATCAACATTTTTATTAATCTCTTTAGGAACGTGCTGTAAGAGTCACtgttcaacatttatcaatagttATTGAATTTACCTGATCAAAGTATAATTCAAGAATATCGTGAAAAAAATTCTAAGTAACCTTCACTACCTCTCAAAGAATAATCTAGATCAAGCCTCTTTCATAAAACGACTCTGCAGAATAATCAATCATCTGGTGTGCAATCGGTGTCTTTGTCACTTTGGAGGCAAAGGTTTGGACTGAGATTCTGTAGCATCAAGCATACTCTGCTCGTCTTAATGGTTGATTGCCAACGTTACCGACGTTGAGCTCTCACTTTCAAAATTATTGGGGTTTcactattttttttccttttcaacgGTTAAAGTCGTGAAAACGAAAAAGCCTAAGGAACTGAAAATCAAatcacaaaattattttattcatgaGAAATGCCtacaaaaatatgtataattgtttttccattaaaaataaaaaaaatacaagaaatgtTGGACAACACGAGTTTGCAATGcaatttgtttttaattagtcTAGAAatcaatgaaaataaaaaacaaatcaaaatgtgTTTTGCATGTCTATCAGTTGTcatgtaataaaaatttatatctcTACATCTCTCtctttaaatataaaacataaaaactgAGCATGTTTTGACATTAAAATCTTTCATATTTTCTGAATCACATATGGTTCATCAGTTCACCATTTTCcctatataatatttattatcacCTATCTTATCAATGtccaattttatatatatatgatattggtAGATCCAATCTACtaaagcatcactatagataagtattttttttcattGATATATGCAGAAGATATTTATAAGATTttggataaattataaaattaatcatttttatttgttttaaattatattttagttatttatgtttgaaatgttacgttttagccacttatattatcgttttgttacaaaatagtcactctgCCGTTAACAacaatcctacgtggcagtccaaatgagttttaaatgtcaacttgaaTGTCTAACTAGAATGTGAATATTTTCTTTCAgttaaaatggaaaagaaaactaaaacaaaaaaggaGACGAACGATTTTTCTTTTCCAGTTCAAGgagtaattaatttaaaatttttaattaattaaatttatttaattaagaacTTATTTTTGTTCTAGTTGGAcatctaagttggcatttaaaattcATTTGGACTGTCACGTAGGCTTGCCGTTAGGGAGTTAATagagtttaacggtagagtgaccactacgtaataaaacgataacgtaaacgactaaaatgtaacatttcaaacataaatgactatttttataatttacctaaaattttttctcaaatttatttAGATAAGTTcgaatattttttaattcaaattgatgggtttaatttatttattttaatcaaataaatttaatcGGATTTAGATTTCTCAAAGTAATATTCTAGAGGGGGTACAAGAAtagatagtaaaaataaaaaaacctttttttttaatcattggTCAGCACTGGTTTGACATATTATCAGAAATCTTCATGGGATCTGTATTGTTTGGTAAGAAGCAAAACACAGCACAGCATGTGCATGGATTGGcatctattatttttataataataaacaaattgcTTTCTAAATTGTACTTATCTGTAAAGATCAATCTCTTACTTCTAAGCAAttttttcccctttcttttttGCTGTAAGAATAAATGGCAATAATCTATAAACTTTTCTCTCACACtgggaaaataatttaaaaaaaaggaggtTGGTATCTCTAGGCTGGATGAAGGAAAATGTTCATGTTttgtatatatgtttaaaaaaaatttatttaaaaaattaattaagattatTCATTTATATATGTTGACAGATAGGGTAGAATcgagaattttaattttaatttagataaatATATGTAACattaatacaatatatatatctaaCCCGAATTTGACCCTATAGAGGAAATGTACAtgcatttttttttccattttctttttcaaccaAATGCAATATTTCTGTACAAGATTATTTTAATCTTAGCATTGATGGATGGATGATGAAATTTCAGTGCCGCAAATGGGGCATAGCTTCTTCATTGGAAGCCACTTGCTTATGCAATCCAAGTGATATGGATGTTTACAATTAGGAAGTGCAACTAGTCCTTCTTCGTTTTCTCCGTATTCCACTTGACAAATTACGCAACGATCAATTTCGTTCTCGTGTTCGATGGATTGGAACTTAACCGGCACCAAGCATGAAGAAATTTCATTCTCGGATAACCCTCTTCTCTCTATTCCTATTAGTTCTCCCAGAGCGATCAATTCTTCATACGAAAAATCGTCAAGATCGATGTCATGCTCAAAATCATCgttgtcatcatcatcatcattatcgtAGTCATCCTCGGAATCGTTGCTATCTTGTCTATTGAGGAACTCTAGGTTACCTCCATCTTCAATATACTCGTAACTGGTGTTGTTGTTTTGATCGTGGAACACATCGCTATCATCATCGACGTCGTTATCGTATCCATCCCTCTCCACGGTTTCGAGCAATGAAAAAACCCTTTCTTGTTCTTGCAATGCCAATGCGACCGCAAGATCCGAATCAATTAGATCAAGTTGGGTGAAGGGCAGCATTTTGGATGACTGTTTTGCTCCTTCGTTTTCCATTGAAATTAAAACAACACTTTTAATGGAAGTTTAAATATGTTTACTTGACAAATTgctgtattattattattctggAGATAAAGATTGCGAATGTGGAAATTTAAATTTCAGATTAAATTGTATTATTTAGTTAAAACCAATTTTTTCTAGTTAATCCATCTGCTACTAAAATTTGCTTTTTGATTAATTTGATATGGTTTAATGAATCCAACagaattaaccaaaaaaaaattatttgttttaaagttATAGTTTTTCTTTGGTATTTTGGATGTATAAAATCATGTTATACAAGAAGGTTTTAAAGTTAATTATTGTTTggttatttgaaaaaaaaaatcaaaatagcaaaaatttaattgattatgTTAATACACcgtgaataaaaaattaaatgcatTGTAAAATGAGTGAATTTGGTTAATAACAAAAACATGTCTTATTTTGAGAGATAGTAACAAGAGTGCTGGTTGTTTAGTTAAAGAGGCATGAGGTAGGATGAATTGGCTGTTCTTGGTGACCTGCCATAGAATGTGAGACACATATAGGAAGTGTGCTACATTCAGAAACAAAATATTACATTCAGAAACAAAATATGTTAAACttgataattttagttaattgcTTATGCTTTTTTTTGTATTAAACAAAAACCATTGTAAAATGAGATAATTTGGTTAATTGAAGTTTAGTTAGCTTAATAACCAAACTAACTACTATTTCAGAGGAGTAGTTGTATAACCTCAAACACCAAACCTTTTATTCTACCATTGCCTCGTAAGTTAATAATAATGAaagattaataaatttatttaaatgtaattaaatcttaattataattattataaataaatattattatgttggATTTAagattattagtattttttataataattatagttaattaattatttacaagTCTTTCTATTAATTGTTTGTTttattcaataataaaataataatgttattattCATAAACAATAAGTCATATTCATACACTAACAGGGCATCATACATTCTCGCAATGTATATGGAGGAAttcacttgcacattttcgtaaCTCCTTATACTATTAATCTTTTAGTAATCCAAACTCGAATATGTTTCGAACATAAGAGTCTAGGTAAAATAAGTGAAGGTATTCTTTTTACAATGATCTCCTGCTATGATGAGGCCTTCCCTTATAACTTGAACCTTTATGTGCAAATTTTGATGTATGTGTGACCCTAATGTCATGAACTGTGTTGATATGCTTAATGGGTTTCCTTTTATAAAGAGCATCTCTACTAATCCCTACATTAATCCTATGATTTCTAGGCCTTAAAGACCTTCTTAAGTGAACTCCTTTATAATTTCTTAATCTACCTGATACTGAATGATTGCTTACCTCCATTGGTCTAGAACTGCCATATGAAAAGCTTTCGTCGTCTTCGCTTGTATCGGTTACTCTTTTTCTTCGCCTTGGTCGTCGTCTACGTCGATCGATTCGCTTGATGTTTTGAAGCTTATAGCAGAGGAAAGTGCAACAAAATTCCCAAGATGAGAACCAGCATGAAATGCATCCCCATACCATTCTACACAGACCATGAGCAATGCATTGGCAAATACCCACTTTATATAGCAGATAAAGGTATAAGAGAACTGCAAATCATTGAAAGGAACAATTgaatttcttaaattaaaaaatggaaGATGAAATCTTAGATTAGAAATAAATACTTTGAAACTTACCGATATAGGATAAAACCAATACCATGATCAATTTCAGTATATTGGCAACGCAAAAATTCTCGATGTAACAGATTAAATCCCATGTTGATCCACAAATTGAACTGAAACATAATCCTCCAAACATGAAAAATAAGAATGCATTGCACAAAGAAAGGGGAAATTTAGTTTTTTAAACAAAAGATTTGCTTAATCAAAGTTCATAATGGCAAgataagaaaaacaaaagaaaatctaTTACTCAAAACAACTATGAATTTTGAAGAGGCTTTGAAACGGGTGATGAGTGATTTTAGGATTGAAGGAAATTTACCTGCAGGATTTTCCAGCAAGAAAATCGAGTGGGGAGCGAAAAAGTTTGCCAATGGCTTGGATGAAACCTGAAAAAACTGAACCGACCACGTTCTCCATCGTCAAAACTTTTCAGTTGTAATGGCAAAAGCCAAACTGTTTCTTACGGATTCTGATATTCTTTTTGTCGTATGGATTCTCATTAACTGCTCATTTCTGTTGGAGAATTTTAAATAACAACCTAATTTAActttaaatgtattaaataaaaaatacatgtgTCTTTTTCTCGATAAAAA
The sequence above is drawn from the Gossypium hirsutum isolate 1008001.06 chromosome A05, Gossypium_hirsutum_v2.1, whole genome shotgun sequence genome and encodes:
- the LOC107940553 gene encoding E3 ubiquitin ligase BIG BROTHER-related, with translation MENEGAKQSSKMLPFTQLDLIDSDLAVALALQEQERVFSLLETVERDGYDNDVDDDSDVFHDQNNNTSYEYIEDGGNLEFLNRQDSNDSEDDYDNDDDDDNDDFEHDIDLDDFSYEELIALGELIGIERRGLSENEISSCLVPVKFQSIEHENEIDRCVICQVEYGENEEGLVALPNCKHPYHLDCISKWLPMKKLCPICGTEISSSIHQC
- the LOC121229514 gene encoding uncharacterized protein isoform X1 translates to MENVVGSVFSGFIQAIGKLFRSPLDFLAGKSCSSICGSTWDLICYIENFCVANILKLIMVLVLSYIVLLYLYLLYKVGICQCIAHGLCRMVWGCISCWFSSWEFCCTFLCYKLQNIKRIDRRRRRPRRRKRVTDTSEDDESFSYGSSRPMEVSNHSVSGRLRNYKGVHLRRSLRPRNHRINVGISRDALYKRKPIKHINTVHDIRVTHTSKFAHKGSSYKGRPHHSRRSL
- the LOC121229514 gene encoding uncharacterized protein isoform X2, which gives rise to MINLEITSTVVGLVHLAAVGGTNQVTSTSCCYNHAPNLPVFSGFIQAIGKLFRSPLDFLAGKSCSSICGSTWDLICYIENFCVANILKLIMVLVLSYIEWYGDAFHAGSHLGNFVALSSAISFKTSSESIDVDDDQGEEKE